A genomic segment from Helicobacter sp. NHP19-012 encodes:
- a CDS encoding SEL1-like repeat protein, translating into MLADLSGGEHINLDKLHPIDAKNKINQATSRGIVITALRFLGQAYQEGFGVQQDLQKARAFLQKGADFGDLMALAALKNIDKTHKINNCSKPQEKDKHGL; encoded by the coding sequence TTGTTAGCGGATTTAAGCGGTGGGGAACATATCAATTTAGACAAACTCCACCCTATTGATGCCAAAAATAAAATCAATCAAGCGACAAGTCGGGGGATTGTCATCACTGCTCTTAGATTTCTAGGGCAGGCTTACCAAGAGGGTTTTGGGGTACAACAAGACTTGCAAAAAGCCCGAGCGTTTTTACAAAAAGGGGCAGACTTTGGGGATTTAATGGCTTTAGCGGCTTTAAAAAATATAGACAAAACCCACAAGATTAATAATTGCTCAAAACCACAAGAAAAGGACAAACATGGTCTTTAG
- a CDS encoding type I restriction-modification system subunit M N-terminal domain-containing protein, with amino-acid sequence MDGTQFQPIVNFIWNIADLLRDHYTKGKYRDVILPMTVIRRLDAVLEPTKVKVLQKQREDEEQGFPKRHKYLCKASGFDFYNTSHFTLKELTAHPAELKANFKNYLEGFSPNVKDILEKFKFEVQLDTLDKAGILFELVQEFCSTKVNFSISPVLNNQGKVVHQGLSNLGMGYVFEELIRKANLIWCG; translated from the coding sequence ATGGATGGCACACAATTTCAACCCATTGTCAATTTTATTTGGAATATCGCAGATTTGCTAAGGGATCATTACACAAAGGGCAAGTACCGCGATGTGATCTTGCCCATGACCGTGATCAGGCGTCTAGATGCCGTGCTAGAACCCACAAAAGTAAAGGTGTTGCAAAAACAGAGGGAAGACGAGGAGCAAGGCTTTCCAAAAAGACATAAATATTTATGCAAGGCAAGTGGTTTTGACTTTTACAACACATCTCATTTTACCCTTAAAGAGCTCACAGCCCACCCCGCAGAGCTTAAAGCGAATTTCAAAAATTACCTAGAAGGCTTTAGCCCCAATGTTAAGGACATTTTAGAGAAATTTAAATTTGAAGTCCAGTTAGATACCTTAGACAAAGCCGGTATTTTGTTTGAGCTTGTGCAAGAATTTTGTAGCACTAAAGTGAATTTCTCCATTTCTCCCGTTTTAAATAATCAAGGCAAGGTAGTTCATCAGGGTTTGAGCAATTTAGGGATGGGCTATGTCTTTGAAGAGTTGATCCGTAAAGCAAATTTAATATGGTGCGGATAA
- a CDS encoding AAA family ATPase — MADASNLTPTGWKGEELMSIFVGLYVSAGKNIERAQKGVIFLDEVDKLGMEVTNEQFKSLVQTELLKPMEGHTVTFTHDKQDITLKTDEILFIFAGHFKDLYTSLNTTTQPKNSIGFTNTKPTPPSTTSER, encoded by the coding sequence ATCGCTGATGCTTCTAACTTAACACCTACGGGGTGGAAGGGTGAGGAATTGATGAGTATCTTTGTTGGGCTGTATGTGAGTGCAGGCAAAAACATAGAAAGAGCCCAAAAAGGGGTGATCTTCTTAGATGAAGTGGATAAACTGGGCATGGAAGTGACTAACGAGCAGTTTAAATCTTTGGTGCAAACTGAACTACTAAAGCCCATGGAAGGGCACACAGTCACCTTCACCCACGATAAACAAGACATCACGCTTAAAACCGATGAAATTTTATTCATCTTTGCGGGGCATTTTAAGGACCTTTATACGAGCTTAAATACAACAACACAGCCTAAAAACTCCATTGGCTTTACAAACACTAAGCCTACACCGCCTAGTACAACTTCAGAGAGGTGA
- a CDS encoding DUF2779 domain-containing protein, with protein MLSKSKFIQGMQCPKMLWLAEHKPEILEKANDAHGELDDKMQEGKEVGQLAQKLFPSGVEVAYNADTAQMVARTQELLKQGVKTIYEATFEYQGIFIKVDILQVESDGVVLNEVKSSTSAFKDTKAKPPKEAYLWDLAVQYYVLQGLGYNIKVVYLICLNNTYTRQGALDLEKLFLKNDFLEFVKDFQAQMPEHLEGMRQTLENPQEPDTDIGAHCNKPHECSAKHYCWEKQRGIVGHEHIFAIANLKFSSKVMKWYKDKKIFFKDLKEKDIQDLTDNQRVQVECALNGKAHTDQKEINKFLKTIRYPVYHLDFETYKPAIPPFDGTKPHGQIPFQYSIHIDYGDGKLEHREFLAECGTDGRLELAQRLVADIPSGACVLAYHAQFEKGRLEELAQLFQTAHPDLSKALLAISANIIDLEIPFSKKHYYTPSMHGSSSIKEVLPALVPDFERAYKDLELVHKGTEAMAIYAKMPSMPKAEQDKYKKALLEYCKLDTLAMVKVLEVLRGV; from the coding sequence ATGTTGTCTAAATCTAAGTTTATCCAAGGCATGCAATGCCCTAAAATGCTGTGGCTTGCAGAACACAAACCAGAGATTTTAGAGAAAGCCAATGACGCGCATGGAGAACTGGACGATAAGATGCAAGAGGGCAAAGAGGTGGGGCAATTAGCACAGAAGTTATTCCCTAGTGGAGTGGAAGTGGCTTATAACGCAGATACAGCACAAATGGTGGCACGCACACAAGAATTATTAAAGCAAGGTGTTAAAACCATTTATGAGGCCACCTTTGAATATCAGGGGATTTTTATCAAGGTAGATATTTTGCAAGTAGAGAGCGATGGTGTGGTGCTAAATGAGGTGAAAAGCTCTACGAGCGCCTTTAAAGACACCAAAGCGAAACCTCCCAAAGAGGCGTATCTATGGGATTTGGCCGTGCAATACTATGTCTTGCAAGGTTTAGGTTACAACATTAAGGTGGTTTACTTAATCTGCCTAAACAACACCTACACGAGACAAGGGGCGTTGGATTTAGAAAAGTTGTTTTTAAAAAACGACTTTTTAGAGTTTGTCAAGGATTTTCAGGCCCAAATGCCTGAGCATTTAGAAGGTATGCGTCAAACCCTAGAAAACCCACAAGAGCCAGATACCGACATTGGGGCGCATTGCAATAAACCCCATGAGTGCTCGGCTAAACATTATTGTTGGGAGAAACAGCGGGGGATTGTAGGGCATGAGCATATTTTTGCCATTGCAAACCTCAAATTTAGTTCTAAGGTCATGAAGTGGTATAAAGACAAGAAAATCTTTTTTAAAGATTTAAAAGAGAAGGACATCCAAGATCTCACAGACAATCAAAGAGTGCAGGTAGAATGCGCTTTAAATGGCAAGGCACACACCGATCAAAAGGAGATTAACAAGTTTTTGAAAACCATAAGATACCCCGTCTATCATTTGGATTTTGAAACTTATAAACCCGCCATCCCTCCATTTGATGGCACCAAACCACATGGGCAAATCCCTTTTCAATACTCTATCCACATTGATTATGGTGATGGCAAGTTAGAACATAGGGAGTTTTTAGCCGAGTGTGGCACAGATGGGCGTTTAGAATTGGCCCAAAGATTGGTGGCAGACATCCCTAGCGGTGCGTGTGTGCTGGCTTACCATGCACAATTTGAAAAGGGAAGATTAGAAGAGTTGGCGCAATTATTCCAAACAGCGCATCCAGACTTAAGTAAAGCCTTGCTTGCCATCAGTGCAAACATCATTGACTTAGAAATCCCTTTTAGCAAGAAACACTACTACACTCCAAGTATGCATGGCAGTTCTAGCATTAAAGAGGTCTTACCTGCTTTAGTGCCAGACTTTGAAAGGGCTTATAAGGATTTGGAATTGGTGCATAAGGGCACAGAAGCGATGGCCATCTACGCCAAAATGCCTAGCATGCCAAAAGCCGAACAAGACAAATACAAAAAAGCCCTTTTGGAGTATTGCAAGCTAGACACCTTGGCGATGGTGAAAGTGTTAGAGGTGTTAAGGGGGGTGTAG
- a CDS encoding plasmid recombination protein: MAKASIHIEKRKNPNQERYNDRSIPPNYLLPEHLRKPIEVWNYADQALELKQAIVLKAQKDYSNTHNGRAFIATDFNYTGIVNLEAHHTLEEVKAYVAEFHRRYGWQCYQAVIHRDEGDPDPIEGGVTYNYHAHLEWITLDENNGESLKRKFYKNRGALRDLQTWTAEFFKMERGELVEISGHKHVDGRQYATIANAQKKRYRAKLEKEKQKAKKEAQEEAQKQYEKHLSPDQVKAQRLEDFKSLCSLAGMDSKDIPTKADEAKASLEAGIRQLTTNLSTLCALASGGKPNTPKVVMENFTNLETAINTAYSALIEVKGLNNELTTLDKKSHRNQSARGVKNH; encoded by the coding sequence ATGGCAAAAGCAAGTATCCATATTGAGAAACGCAAGAACCCCAACCAAGAACGCTATAACGATAGAAGTATCCCCCCTAACTATCTTTTACCCGAGCACTTGAGAAAACCCATAGAGGTTTGGAATTATGCAGATCAAGCTTTAGAGCTCAAGCAAGCCATTGTCCTAAAAGCGCAAAAGGATTACAGCAACACCCACAATGGGCGTGCGTTTATTGCCACAGACTTTAATTATACGGGAATAGTGAATTTGGAGGCGCACCACACCCTAGAGGAAGTTAAGGCTTATGTTGCTGAATTTCATAGGCGGTATGGCTGGCAATGCTACCAAGCTGTGATCCACAGAGATGAGGGCGACCCCGACCCCATAGAGGGAGGCGTTACCTACAATTACCACGCCCACCTAGAGTGGATCACTTTAGATGAAAACAATGGCGAGAGCCTAAAGCGCAAGTTTTACAAAAACCGCGGAGCTCTTAGAGATTTGCAAACATGGACAGCGGAATTTTTTAAAATGGAGCGGGGGGAGCTTGTAGAGATCAGCGGACACAAACATGTAGATGGACGGCAATATGCCACCATCGCCAACGCCCAAAAGAAGCGTTACCGCGCCAAATTAGAAAAGGAAAAACAAAAAGCCAAAAAGGAAGCTCAAGAGGAAGCCCAAAAGCAATACGAAAAACACCTTAGCCCCGATCAAGTGAAAGCACAACGCCTAGAGGATTTTAAAAGCCTTTGCTCTTTAGCGGGCATGGATAGCAAGGACATACCCACAAAAGCCGATGAAGCCAAAGCTAGCCTTGAGGCGGGCATTAGGCAACTTACGACAAATCTAAGCACACTTTGTGCGCTTGCAAGCGGAGGCAAGCCAAATACACCTAAAGTTGTTATGGAAAATTTCACTAACCTAGAAACCGCTATAAACACCGCTTACAGCGCATTGATTGAGGTAAAAGGCCTAAACAATGAGCTTACAACCCTAGATAAGAAGAGCCATAGAAACCAAAGCGCAAGAGGTGTTAAAAACCATTGA
- a CDS encoding RepB family plasmid replication initiator protein, translating into MQDPQVIHRRGLLASKDIPSALAKNLSIVNKNQIVMHNNICKVNLGHLSELENNLLFSLFNRLKDKQDTFVVFTPKEVKQLTGDPKISNTDLLRLARNLIDNLIKANFKQIIQGSDGDSGTSLQAFCKTDRLIRIKRPLISGFSSASSPPSLPLQGAKDKNKNDFALIMR; encoded by the coding sequence GTGCAAGATCCACAAGTTATTCACAGACGAGGGCTTTTGGCTTCCAAAGACATCCCATCTGCACTTGCAAAGAACTTAAGCATTGTTAATAAAAACCAAATTGTCATGCACAACAACATCTGTAAAGTCAATTTAGGGCATTTAAGTGAACTCGAGAATAATTTGCTATTTAGCCTTTTTAACCGTCTAAAGGATAAGCAAGACACTTTTGTGGTTTTCACGCCAAAAGAAGTAAAACAATTAACAGGCGATCCCAAAATCTCTAATACAGATTTGCTAAGGCTAGCAAGAAATTTAATAGACAATCTCATAAAGGCAAATTTCAAGCAAATTATACAAGGGAGTGATGGGGACAGCGGAACGAGCTTGCAAGCGTTCTGTAAAACAGACCGCTTAATTCGAATTAAGCGACCCCTCATATCGGGGTTTTCGTCCGCAAGCTCACCGCCTAGTTTGCCCTTGCAGGGAGCTAAAGACAAAAACAAAAATGATTTTGCGCTCATAATGCGCTAA